One Candidatus Neomarinimicrobiota bacterium genomic region harbors:
- a CDS encoding neutral/alkaline non-lysosomal ceramidase N-terminal domain-containing protein gives MTSVMRRGIKVLGTSAVVLLVVTACVMEPVNRTPYKKMDYYRLALSRLDSLKSSPLPEKGALLKVGWAKVNMTPTRHVPLSGYGARKGAPSIGVHDSVYVRTFVFTNEVDTSVLITLDALIVPPTVTYELQARLPEIGYHFSQLFLTATHTHCSMGAWGDSWIGEKFAGDYDQEVVDSITSAILTSIQEAASSVELANLAYSEYSVPDLVSNRLVGDKGIIDPWFRVVKIAKASGATALITTFAAHATVLGPDEMRFSRDYPGSLVDSLEAMDEIDFAAFCAGAVGSHRPQSGGFRDYKRIGWLASELAYNVKNGTVDLPAREISKLRTVQLNLPLREPHWRIGRNWRLRPWLFRWLTEPSPAYLSLLRLGDIVFVGTPCDFSGELMPPIVRTARENGQEVLVTSFNGGYVGYITKDDWYDLKEYETFYMNWFGPYNGAYFVEIIQKMLALVHHL, from the coding sequence ATGACATCAGTTATGAGAAGAGGGATAAAAGTGCTGGGAACAAGTGCCGTGGTTCTGCTTGTTGTTACTGCCTGTGTGATGGAACCGGTGAACCGGACACCTTACAAGAAGATGGATTATTACAGACTTGCACTAAGTAGACTGGACAGTCTGAAGTCATCACCGTTACCGGAAAAAGGAGCATTGCTGAAAGTGGGCTGGGCCAAGGTGAACATGACGCCTACACGTCACGTACCCCTCTCAGGCTATGGCGCCAGAAAAGGTGCCCCCTCCATCGGAGTTCACGATTCAGTTTATGTGCGCACGTTCGTGTTCACCAACGAAGTGGATACTTCAGTTCTCATAACCCTCGACGCCCTTATTGTCCCCCCTACTGTTACCTATGAACTGCAGGCGCGCCTTCCGGAGATCGGCTATCACTTCAGTCAACTATTTCTCACCGCCACTCACACGCATTGTTCCATGGGCGCCTGGGGCGACAGTTGGATAGGAGAGAAGTTTGCCGGTGACTATGATCAGGAGGTTGTTGACAGTATAACCAGCGCAATTCTGACGTCGATTCAGGAAGCAGCATCTTCCGTCGAATTGGCCAACCTCGCTTACAGCGAATACAGCGTGCCAGATCTCGTCAGCAACCGACTTGTGGGAGATAAGGGCATCATCGATCCGTGGTTTCGCGTCGTGAAGATAGCGAAGGCGTCCGGAGCCACCGCCCTAATCACCACCTTCGCTGCTCACGCCACTGTCCTCGGTCCTGATGAAATGCGCTTCTCCCGCGACTATCCCGGTTCCCTTGTCGACTCGCTGGAAGCCATGGACGAGATCGACTTTGCCGCCTTCTGCGCTGGCGCGGTGGGAAGCCATCGGCCTCAGAGCGGAGGCTTTCGAGACTACAAACGGATCGGCTGGCTGGCATCTGAACTTGCTTATAATGTGAAAAACGGTACAGTCGACCTTCCGGCGCGTGAAATCAGCAAACTGAGGACTGTACAACTTAATCTTCCCCTGAGGGAACCCCACTGGCGCATCGGTCGCAACTGGCGTCTGAGGCCGTGGCTGTTCCGCTGGCTGACAGAACCGTCACCGGCTTATCTGTCACTTCTTAGACTGGGTGACATTGTCTTCGTGGGAACACCGTGCGACTTCTCCGGTGAACTGATGCCGCCTATCGTCAGAACCGCCAGAGAGAATGGACAAGAAGTTCTTGTCACCAGCTTCAACGGCGGCTACGTCGGCTATATCACCAAAGATGACTGGTACGATCTTAAGGAATACGAGACGTTTTATATGAACTGGTTTGGGCCTTATAACGGGGCGTACTTCGTGGAAATCATTCAGAAGATGTTGGCGTTAGTCCACCATCTGTAA
- a CDS encoding parallel beta-helix domain-containing protein, with protein sequence MEGSKMEKFMPRFVGTLILLFVVFMYVPFPGVPTAPRDSRSPLPEDSFILPERSHNLLRPFPAMLVRPDNPTSTAKVELGRLLFFDSILSGDNTISCAHCHHPDLGFSDNRGQSMGKGGDGIGRQRAGGAVLRRGSPTIWNAAYSHRQFWDGRALDLEDQAQNPIQDKNEMAQDSTELVRELKAIPRYVRLFTDVFGNADGSPVTFRNVTYAVAAFEQTILSQNSRFDQYARGDRTVLTSTERRGLNLFRSLKTRCFECHNFPTFANRDFKVVGVPDLDASEPDLGRGEITTEVYNRAFKVPTLRNIALTAPYMHNGIFSTLSEVIDFYSDGGGPGRGLHVPNVDDKIRKLNLTSREKIDLIAFLHTLTDESAKPELPPSVPSGLPLVPRLENQSPELAVYERLEESRLPSQITRSGRRLLVEAGQSIQDAINLAQSGDTVLVQLGTYHESLTLDVSGVTLLGVEESGQRPVLDGDHTLSDGLVGSASDVEIRRFAVRNYSSNGVMINGGRNVTFRDLYFYDTGLYGVYSVECVGVLIERCEVTKVRDAGIYAGQSKDVVVRGCIAYGNVTGIEIENCVNTVVKNNETYNNSGGILVFLLPNNPSKISRNCLVSNNLVHDNNHVNFADPTAIVSNVPPGTGILIMAADDVEVTDNEITGNNSYGIGVVSLEMVLEAEDGFDVDPAPERCWIHDNSYGGNGSDPHLFLVEQGFPGADLLWDLSGYDNSWDEPNAVAMPPILPGKSWSDIARRANWRLWKILEAVTG encoded by the coding sequence ATGGAGGGAAGTAAGATGGAGAAGTTCATGCCGCGCTTTGTTGGTACATTGATTCTGCTGTTCGTCGTCTTTATGTATGTACCGTTTCCCGGCGTCCCCACGGCGCCGCGAGACAGCCGTTCTCCTTTGCCAGAAGATTCGTTCATCCTGCCTGAACGCAGCCACAATCTGTTGCGTCCTTTTCCCGCCATGCTGGTTCGCCCCGATAACCCCACATCCACGGCCAAGGTGGAGCTGGGACGGCTCCTCTTCTTCGATTCCATTCTCTCTGGAGACAACACTATCTCGTGTGCCCACTGTCACCATCCTGACTTGGGATTCTCTGACAACAGGGGTCAATCCATGGGGAAGGGTGGCGATGGGATCGGGCGTCAAAGAGCGGGAGGTGCTGTCCTGAGACGTGGATCGCCCACAATCTGGAATGCCGCCTATAGTCACAGACAGTTCTGGGACGGCAGAGCCCTCGACCTGGAAGATCAGGCACAGAACCCCATTCAGGACAAGAACGAGATGGCTCAGGATTCAACCGAATTGGTGCGCGAACTGAAGGCCATTCCCCGATACGTCCGTCTGTTTACAGACGTATTCGGTAACGCGGACGGTTCGCCTGTCACCTTTCGCAATGTGACCTATGCCGTCGCTGCCTTCGAACAGACGATACTGTCTCAGAATTCGAGGTTCGATCAGTATGCCCGCGGTGACAGGACTGTTCTTACATCCACGGAACGCCGAGGACTGAATCTCTTTCGTTCTCTAAAGACGCGCTGTTTTGAGTGCCACAATTTTCCCACCTTTGCCAATCGCGATTTCAAGGTTGTCGGCGTACCCGATCTCGATGCATCCGAGCCTGATCTGGGCCGGGGAGAGATCACGACGGAAGTCTACAATCGGGCATTCAAGGTGCCCACTCTCAGAAACATCGCTCTCACGGCGCCCTACATGCATAACGGTATCTTCAGTACGCTGAGTGAAGTGATCGATTTCTATTCAGACGGAGGCGGCCCCGGAAGAGGTCTGCATGTACCTAACGTTGACGACAAGATCAGGAAGCTTAATCTAACATCGCGGGAGAAGATTGATCTCATCGCCTTTCTCCACACCCTGACGGACGAGTCAGCGAAACCTGAATTGCCGCCATCAGTTCCTTCAGGATTACCGCTGGTGCCGAGGCTTGAAAACCAGTCGCCGGAACTTGCCGTTTACGAAAGACTGGAAGAGAGCCGCCTCCCTTCGCAGATCACGAGAAGCGGACGTCGCCTCTTAGTTGAAGCGGGACAGTCTATTCAGGATGCCATCAATCTGGCACAGTCCGGCGACACGGTTCTTGTGCAGCTGGGCACCTATCACGAATCCCTTACCCTGGACGTTTCTGGCGTAACTCTGCTGGGCGTGGAAGAGAGCGGCCAGCGGCCGGTACTGGATGGCGACCACACTCTCTCTGACGGACTGGTCGGCTCAGCCAGTGATGTGGAAATCAGGAGATTTGCTGTGCGCAATTATAGTTCCAACGGCGTCATGATCAACGGCGGCCGCAATGTCACCTTCCGCGACCTCTACTTCTATGATACGGGACTCTATGGTGTATATTCGGTGGAGTGTGTCGGCGTCCTCATCGAGCGCTGTGAAGTGACCAAGGTGAGGGATGCGGGCATTTATGCGGGTCAGTCGAAGGATGTCGTTGTGCGTGGTTGTATCGCCTACGGCAATGTCACCGGCATCGAAATAGAAAACTGTGTCAACACGGTGGTGAAGAACAACGAGACCTATAACAACAGCGGTGGGATTCTCGTCTTCCTGTTGCCCAATAATCCATCTAAAATTTCGCGCAATTGCCTTGTCAGCAACAACCTTGTGCATGATAACAATCATGTCAATTTCGCCGATCCTACCGCCATTGTCAGCAATGTGCCCCCCGGTACTGGCATTCTCATCATGGCAGCCGACGACGTGGAAGTAACTGATAATGAGATTACGGGTAACAACTCTTACGGGATTGGCGTAGTGAGTCTGGAAATGGTGCTTGAGGCTGAAGACGGATTTGATGTAGATCCCGCTCCGGAGCGGTGTTGGATCCACGACAACAGCTATGGCGGCAACGGATCAGACCCCCATCTGTTCCTTGTTGAACAGGGCTTTCCCGGTGCTGATTTGCTGTGGGATCTGTCAGGCTACGACAACAGTTGGGATGAACCGAACGCTGTCGCCATGCCGCCTATCCTCCCGGGCAAGTCGTGGTCTGATATCGCCCGCAGGGCAAACTGGCGGCTGTGGAAGATTCTCGAGGCGGTGACGGGGTAG